A region from the Caldisericia bacterium genome encodes:
- the rpoD gene encoding RNA polymerase sigma factor RpoD: MPEKFKHKEIENLIKEGKEKGRLSYEDIIQTLESIEDLTSEEVDEMYETLIEEGVKFGDKKEIQSETQKEETKKEEKKQEEEVVGPLDPVNAYLREISKIPLLSPKEEYELAKKMREGTPEEREKARKKLIESNLRLVVSIAKKYIGQGLLFLDLIQEGNLGLIKATEKFDYRKGWRFSTYATWWIRQSITRALADQARTIRVPVHMVENINRLKKVTRQLMQKLGREPTDEEIAKEMGLPVKKIQDFKRIAQVPISLETPVGDDEDTRLADFVEDKRILSPEEETIISCSNEELMEMLKFLPEREREIVKLRFGLGGNVPHTLEEVGAKFNVTRERIRQIESKAIRRLRQLLKKEKKI; encoded by the coding sequence TTGCCTGAAAAATTTAAGCATAAGGAGATAGAGAATTTGATAAAGGAAGGGAAAGAAAAAGGTAGGCTTTCCTATGAAGATATAATTCAAACCCTCGAATCCATTGAAGACCTTACCTCTGAAGAGGTAGATGAAATGTATGAAACTCTTATAGAAGAGGGTGTTAAGTTTGGAGATAAAAAAGAGATTCAATCGGAGACACAAAAAGAGGAGACAAAGAAGGAAGAGAAAAAACAAGAGGAAGAAGTGGTTGGTCCCCTCGACCCTGTAAACGCATATCTTAGAGAGATAAGTAAAATTCCTCTTCTTAGCCCAAAGGAGGAGTATGAACTTGCAAAGAAGATGAGAGAAGGAACGCCTGAGGAAAGGGAAAAGGCAAGAAAGAAACTTATTGAAAGCAATTTAAGACTTGTGGTAAGCATAGCAAAGAAATATATAGGTCAAGGACTTCTCTTTTTAGATTTAATCCAGGAAGGTAATCTTGGATTGATAAAGGCAACGGAGAAATTTGATTATAGAAAAGGATGGAGATTCTCAACATACGCTACATGGTGGATAAGACAATCCATAACAAGGGCTCTTGCTGATCAGGCAAGAACTATAAGAGTTCCTGTTCACATGGTAGAGAACATAAATAGGTTGAAGAAGGTTACGAGGCAACTTATGCAAAAGCTTGGAAGAGAACCAACAGATGAGGAAATTGCAAAAGAAATGGGACTTCCTGTTAAAAAGATACAGGATTTCAAGAGAATTGCTCAGGTTCCCATCTCTCTTGAGACTCCTGTGGGTGATGATGAAGATACAAGACTTGCAGACTTTGTGGAAGATAAAAGGATTCTCTCTCCTGAGGAGGAAACAATAATAAGCTGCTCTAACGAAGAACTCATGGAGATGCTTAAATTCCTACCAGAAAGAGAAAGGGAGATAGTAAAGTTGAGATTTGGACTTGGTGGGAATGTTCCTCACACTCTTGAG